The following proteins are co-located in the Bacteroidota bacterium genome:
- a CDS encoding TonB-dependent receptor → MKKKIVLPLFLWLFVLPALAQQAKFTISGTVREAGSQEKLPGVTVANLKTREGTATNNFGFYSITLQPDTVELIFSYVGYTPVKKKFVLKADTVVNIDLGVVELKTVEISAEQQESISDNTQMSQVSIPVEQIKQIPALLGEKDVLKVIQLMPGVQKGQEGSSGFYVRGGGPDQNLIILDDATVYNAFHLFGFFSLFNGDALKSVELTKGGFPARYGGRLSSVLEMQMKDGDRQHFHGEAGIGLISSRLMLEGPILKGKSSFIVSGRRTYIDVLSIPFQKAANPEGGLAGYFFYDLNAKANYEINAKNTLYLSGYFGRDKFYARFNNSGSDRSSRASLSWGNATGTLRWNHIWNSRLFSNSSLIFTNYQLGIGLRENFSGGDFFELNYNSGIRDYSFKHDFEFVPSPRHYIRFGLMTTYHQFRPSAYVVDDSFSGGSEQKAQLIEAWESGIYAEDDWTLTSRLKVNMGVRLSYFTTQKKNYWRPEPRIAARYILRENLSLKASWAIMNQYLHLLSNTGVGLPTDLWVPATKRVSPQRSWQAAAGIAHDIPKHKLMVSLEGYYKRSFDIIGYKEGASFLAVGDLGGNGEPVSWEDNVTAGQAWSYGLEFLVQRKFGKFTGWIGYTLSWTQLQFDSLNFGKKFYARYDRRHDISLVGIYKLNDNITLSATWVYGTGNAITLPQAEYTLPAHSPGAPGGGNWFVTDFGEKNSFRMAAYHRLDIGVQFHKKLKRSERTFELSAYNVYSRQNPFFYYVGNDSQGNRRLRQVSLFPIIPSVSWTWKF, encoded by the coding sequence ATGAAAAAGAAAATTGTTTTACCTCTATTCCTGTGGCTTTTTGTACTTCCCGCATTAGCCCAGCAAGCTAAATTCACAATCAGCGGCACCGTGCGCGAAGCCGGAAGTCAAGAAAAACTTCCGGGCGTTACTGTTGCCAACCTCAAAACCCGTGAGGGGACAGCTACCAACAACTTCGGCTTTTACTCAATTACCCTGCAGCCTGATACGGTGGAACTGATTTTCAGTTATGTGGGTTATACCCCTGTAAAAAAGAAATTTGTACTGAAAGCCGATACCGTGGTTAATATTGACCTTGGTGTGGTTGAATTGAAAACTGTCGAAATTTCGGCCGAGCAGCAGGAAAGCATCAGCGACAATACGCAAATGAGCCAGGTGTCGATTCCGGTAGAACAAATCAAGCAGATTCCGGCGCTACTTGGCGAGAAAGATGTGCTCAAGGTCATTCAGCTTATGCCGGGCGTACAAAAAGGGCAGGAGGGAAGTAGCGGCTTTTATGTGCGCGGCGGCGGCCCCGATCAGAACCTGATCATTCTTGACGATGCTACAGTATATAATGCATTTCACCTCTTTGGCTTTTTCTCGCTGTTTAACGGCGACGCACTGAAAAGTGTGGAACTTACCAAAGGTGGTTTTCCTGCACGCTACGGAGGCCGCCTTTCCAGTGTGCTTGAGATGCAAATGAAAGACGGCGACCGCCAGCATTTTCACGGCGAGGCCGGTATCGGACTTATTTCATCGCGCCTCATGCTTGAAGGGCCTATTCTTAAAGGAAAATCCTCGTTTATCGTGTCGGGCCGGCGCACGTATATTGATGTGCTTTCTATTCCGTTTCAGAAGGCTGCCAACCCGGAAGGCGGTCTTGCCGGCTATTTTTTCTATGATTTAAATGCGAAGGCTAATTATGAAATCAATGCAAAAAATACGCTCTATCTAAGTGGCTATTTCGGACGTGATAAGTTTTATGCACGATTCAACAACAGTGGCTCAGACCGTAGTTCAAGGGCTTCACTTTCATGGGGTAACGCTACCGGCACACTACGCTGGAACCATATCTGGAACTCACGCCTGTTTTCAAACTCCTCGCTCATTTTTACAAACTATCAGTTAGGAATCGGCCTTCGTGAAAACTTCAGTGGCGGCGATTTCTTTGAACTGAATTACAATTCCGGTATCCGCGACTACAGTTTTAAGCACGACTTTGAATTTGTGCCCAGTCCGCGTCACTACATCCGTTTTGGTTTAATGACTACCTATCATCAGTTCAGGCCCAGTGCGTATGTTGTGGATGATAGTTTCTCAGGCGGATCAGAACAGAAGGCGCAGCTTATTGAAGCGTGGGAATCGGGTATCTATGCGGAGGACGACTGGACACTTACTTCGCGGCTTAAAGTAAATATGGGTGTGCGTTTGTCTTATTTCACCACACAGAAGAAAAATTACTGGCGCCCCGAACCCCGTATTGCCGCCCGGTACATTCTGCGCGAAAATCTCTCGCTGAAAGCAAGCTGGGCCATAATGAACCAGTATCTCCATCTGCTTTCAAACACAGGCGTTGGCCTGCCTACCGATTTATGGGTACCGGCTACCAAACGTGTGAGCCCGCAGCGTTCGTGGCAGGCCGCAGCAGGTATTGCGCATGATATTCCCAAACATAAACTCATGGTATCGCTCGAAGGTTATTACAAACGTTCGTTTGATATTATCGGTTATAAAGAAGGTGCCAGCTTCCTTGCGGTGGGCGATCTCGGCGGAAACGGTGAGCCTGTGAGCTGGGAAGATAATGTAACCGCCGGGCAGGCTTGGAGCTACGGCCTGGAGTTTCTTGTACAACGCAAGTTCGGCAAGTTTACGGGCTGGATTGGTTATACACTTTCGTGGACACAGCTGCAGTTTGATTCGCTCAACTTTGGCAAAAAGTTCTATGCCCGTTATGATCGCCGCCATGATATTTCGCTGGTGGGCATTTATAAACTGAATGATAACATTACCTTATCGGCCACCTGGGTGTATGGCACAGGCAACGCCATTACGCTGCCGCAGGCTGAATATACATTACCCGCTCATTCGCCCGGCGCGCCCGGGGGCGGAAACTGGTTTGTAACCGACTTCGGCGAAAAGAACTCATTCCGCATGGCTGCCTATCATCGTCTCGATATTGGTGTGCAGTTTCACAAAAAACTCAAACGCAGCGAACGCACCTTTGAACTGAGTGCATATAATGTGTACAGCCGTCAGAATCCCTTCTTTTATTACGTAGGAAATGATAGCCAGGGCAACCGTCGCTTGCGTCAGGTATCACTCTTCCCGATTATTCCTTCTGTATCCTGGACCTGGAAATTCTAA
- a CDS encoding DUF4249 domain-containing protein, producing the protein MKQFFSIILSIAAVFSLTLTSCERNADVDLPDVDSKLALSCFISPQDTVIRAYVTRSIPVFELGSANTQHQAVNNATVMLYDASGSVQLTFNPLLEQYEIPAASFPIVAGQTYRITVALSGYPTLEASTRVPLSVPADFSATADLIIDSTSFPGFPLIEADIDHQFTDPAGDNNYYLINAVLNLNDTLNGIVRNYELARSIVSDHNADGEVIRGSLRTGINAQGSLNSLTIWLTSGTYDYYEFHRTILNGNNGGDPFSEPTLVYSNVTNGFGIFAGCNSTNVVIPL; encoded by the coding sequence ATGAAACAGTTTTTTTCAATCATTCTGAGCATTGCCGCTGTGTTCAGCCTCACCCTTACATCCTGTGAACGTAATGCTGATGTAGATCTTCCGGATGTGGATTCGAAACTTGCACTCTCCTGTTTTATTTCGCCACAGGATACCGTTATTCGTGCCTATGTAACACGCAGCATACCCGTTTTCGAACTCGGTTCTGCAAATACACAACATCAGGCGGTAAACAATGCCACTGTTATGCTTTATGATGCCAGCGGAAGTGTGCAGCTTACATTTAATCCCTTGCTGGAACAGTATGAAATTCCGGCCGCTTCGTTTCCCATTGTGGCCGGGCAAACCTACCGCATTACCGTGGCGCTGTCCGGCTATCCCACACTTGAAGCATCCACACGTGTGCCCCTTTCGGTTCCGGCCGATTTTTCAGCTACGGCTGATTTAATTATCGACTCAACCTCATTTCCGGGATTTCCACTCATCGAAGCCGATATCGATCATCAGTTTACCGATCCTGCCGGCGATAATAATTATTACCTCATTAACGCTGTGCTGAATTTGAACGATACGCTTAACGGCATTGTGCGCAATTATGAACTGGCCCGGTCAATTGTGTCTGATCACAATGCCGACGGGGAAGTAATAAGAGGAAGTTTACGCACCGGAATCAACGCACAGGGAAGTCTGAATAGCCTTACAATCTGGCTCACCAGCGGAACGTATGATTACTACGAATTTCATCGCACCATTCTCAATGGAAACAACGGCGGAGATCCGTTTTCAGAGCCAACATTGGTTTATTCCAATGTAACCAATGGCTTCGGTATTTTTGCCGGATGTAATTCAACCAATGTGGTGATTCCGCTGTAG
- the aroC gene encoding chorismate synthase, whose product MAGNTFGTLLRLTTYGESHGPAVGGILDGLPAGVDIDTEFLQQEMDRRRPGQSRIVTQRREADQLEILSGVFEGKSTGAPIGFMVRSEDSRSRDYDALKEVYRPSHADYTWEAKYGLRDHRGGGRSSARETVARVAAGALTKLFLRRQQIHVQAYVSQVGAIALQQPWHELDLSQTESNIVRCPDADTAEQMIRLIESIRKQGDTIGGIITCVITGVPPGIGEPVFDKLHADLGKAMLSINAVKGVEFGSGFASVALTGSQHNDAFLPGSNNRKVVTATNRSGGIQGGISNGEAIYFRTAFKPVATIMQKQRTVNTAGKAVEVMGRGRHDPCVVPRAVPIVEAMAALVVADHLLRQRASH is encoded by the coding sequence ATGGCAGGAAATACCTTTGGCACGCTGCTCCGGCTTACCACTTACGGCGAATCGCACGGCCCGGCTGTGGGGGGCATTCTCGATGGTTTGCCGGCAGGGGTGGATATTGATACAGAATTTCTTCAGCAGGAAATGGACCGCCGCCGTCCGGGGCAGTCGCGCATTGTTACGCAGCGCCGCGAGGCCGATCAGCTCGAAATCCTTTCGGGTGTGTTTGAAGGCAAAAGTACCGGCGCCCCGATTGGCTTTATGGTGCGCAGCGAAGACAGCCGCTCACGCGATTATGATGCGTTGAAAGAAGTATATCGCCCTTCTCATGCCGATTATACCTGGGAAGCCAAATACGGCCTGCGTGATCACCGCGGCGGAGGACGCTCATCGGCACGCGAAACGGTGGCCCGCGTGGCGGCCGGTGCATTAACAAAACTCTTCCTGCGCCGACAGCAGATTCACGTGCAGGCATACGTATCGCAGGTAGGCGCCATTGCCCTGCAGCAACCCTGGCACGAGCTCGACCTCAGCCAGACCGAATCAAACATCGTGCGCTGCCCCGATGCCGATACTGCCGAACAAATGATCCGCCTCATCGAAAGCATCCGCAAACAGGGTGATACCATCGGCGGCATCATCACCTGCGTAATCACAGGCGTTCCTCCCGGCATCGGCGAACCGGTTTTCGATAAACTTCATGCCGACCTAGGCAAAGCCATGCTCAGCATAAACGCCGTAAAAGGTGTTGAATTCGGCTCCGGCTTTGCATCAGTGGCGCTCACAGGCTCGCAGCACAACGATGCTTTTCTGCCCGGAAGCAATAACCGCAAAGTTGTTACGGCCACAAACCGGTCAGGCGGCATTCAGGGCGGCATCAGCAACGGCGAGGCCATTTATTTCCGCACCGCCTTTAAACCCGTGGCCACCATCATGCAAAAACAACGCACCGTAAACACCGCCGGCAAAGCGGTAGAAGTAATGGGACGTGGCCGCCACGATCCTTGTGTGGTGCCCCGCGCCGTTCCCATTGTGGAAGCAATGGCTGCCCTGGTTGTGGCCGATCATTTACTCCGGCAGCGCGCGTCGCACTAA
- a CDS encoding AsmA family protein, producing the protein MSSSSAKSKKSLFGRILKWSGITLVLLLIVAIALPFLFKDKIIEIAKSEINKNVNAKVSFGEFDLSLLSSFPDFRFSINDVKVVGIKEFEKDTLANIPALKFDLDLMSVISGDKYKINSISLDKPRIQVKVLKDGKANYDIAKPSTDTATAAAPSEPTKFSLALKELEINNAYIVYDDASLGVLTVMDNMTHTLSGDFTQDVFLMKTMTEMERFTVAYEGVSYLSKVNTRLKADLDMDMPNMKFTFKENEINLNELGFGIDGFFAMPGEDYNMDLKFKAKQSEFKSFLSLIPGAYTKDFAQVKTAGKLMFDGFLKGLYSEKQNKMPGYGVRLNIADAMFQYPGVPKSVNNIQVDVNVDDASGIPDQTKIDVNKFHVDFGGNPIDAMLHVTTPVSDANLNGWVKGKLNLASVRDVIPLEKGDELNGNIAADVKMSGRMSAIEQEKYEQFNATGTVDVTGMRYKTGSLAYDMNIDAMNMKFSPQFVELTRFDGKIGKSDMHADGRIDNFMKYLFKDSMLHGVLNFRSANMDLNEFAGEEETAAQPAATEESSDMSIIEVPSNLDFTLNSTITKLKYDDIQMDNVAGMVRIHQSMVDLQNLKMQLMGGSMVMGGSYSTVNPTVPKVNFKLDVTDFDIQQTVKTFNTVEKLTPIAKQTKGRVSTQLSFTSDLDSKMMPIDKTINGSGTLRTKQVEIESFEPLKKLDEALKMNKFKKVTLNDLNLVNYKIENGRVSVEPFDFKAGKANGKVGGSTGLDQTINYVMDISIPRAEFGPANSALNGLVSQATSKGIPVKLGDMVNVKALFGGTVAQPTVKTSLKEAAGDMMENIKDAAIDLAKQKADSLKNVGMDKARAEADKIIADAQVKADALKSQLYTAADNAKKQAYAEADKVEKSYKNPLEKAAKKLAADKMREQADIANQKAKKEADDKAKAIMDEARKQADAKLGK; encoded by the coding sequence ATGTCTTCATCATCTGCCAAATCTAAAAAGAGCCTTTTCGGCCGCATTCTTAAATGGTCGGGAATTACGCTCGTGCTTTTACTTATTGTGGCAATTGCCCTGCCTTTTTTGTTTAAAGACAAAATCATTGAAATCGCCAAAAGCGAAATCAATAAGAATGTCAATGCAAAAGTATCGTTTGGCGAATTCGATCTTTCATTGCTGAGCAGCTTCCCTGATTTTCGTTTTTCGATAAACGATGTAAAGGTGGTGGGCATCAAAGAATTTGAGAAAGATACGCTTGCCAATATTCCTGCGCTCAAGTTTGACCTTGATCTGATGAGCGTAATCAGCGGCGATAAATACAAAATCAATTCCATCTCGCTCGATAAACCGCGCATTCAGGTAAAAGTGCTGAAAGACGGCAAAGCGAATTACGACATTGCCAAACCCTCAACAGATACCGCTACCGCTGCTGCGCCGTCTGAACCCACCAAATTCAGCCTCGCACTGAAAGAGCTGGAAATTAACAACGCCTATATTGTGTACGACGATGCATCGCTTGGTGTGCTTACTGTGATGGATAACATGACGCACACGCTTTCCGGCGATTTTACCCAGGATGTGTTTCTGATGAAGACCATGACCGAGATGGAACGCTTTACCGTTGCTTACGAAGGCGTATCGTACCTGAGTAAAGTAAACACCAGACTCAAGGCTGATCTCGACATGGATATGCCGAACATGAAATTTACCTTCAAGGAAAACGAAATAAACCTCAACGAACTTGGTTTCGGTATCGACGGTTTTTTTGCCATGCCCGGCGAGGATTACAACATGGACCTGAAGTTTAAGGCCAAACAGTCGGAGTTCAAGAGTTTCCTCTCGCTTATTCCCGGTGCTTACACGAAAGATTTTGCGCAGGTAAAAACGGCTGGTAAACTTATGTTCGACGGTTTCCTGAAAGGACTTTACAGCGAGAAGCAGAACAAAATGCCGGGTTACGGTGTGCGTTTGAATATTGCCGATGCCATGTTCCAGTATCCCGGAGTGCCCAAATCAGTGAACAATATTCAGGTGGATGTGAATGTGGATGATGCCAGTGGTATTCCGGACCAGACTAAAATTGATGTAAATAAATTTCATGTGGATTTTGGCGGCAATCCGATTGATGCCATGCTGCATGTAACCACGCCTGTATCTGATGCAAATCTGAATGGCTGGGTGAAAGGAAAACTCAACCTCGCTTCGGTGCGTGATGTAATTCCGCTCGAAAAAGGCGACGAACTGAACGGCAATATTGCCGCCGATGTGAAAATGAGCGGACGCATGTCGGCCATTGAGCAGGAAAAGTATGAGCAGTTTAATGCTACCGGCACGGTTGATGTAACCGGTATGCGCTACAAAACCGGATCGCTGGCCTACGACATGAACATTGATGCAATGAACATGAAGTTTTCGCCGCAGTTTGTGGAGCTTACCCGTTTTGATGGCAAAATAGGCAAGAGCGATATGCACGCCGACGGACGCATCGACAATTTCATGAAATACCTCTTCAAGGATTCGATGCTGCACGGAGTGCTTAATTTCCGTTCGGCCAACATGGATCTTAACGAGTTTGCCGGTGAAGAAGAAACCGCCGCACAGCCAGCAGCCACCGAAGAATCGTCGGACATGAGCATCATAGAAGTGCCTTCAAATCTCGATTTTACGCTCAATTCAACCATCACCAAACTGAAGTACGATGATATTCAGATGGATAATGTAGCCGGTATGGTACGTATCCATCAGAGTATGGTTGATTTGCAGAATCTTAAAATGCAGCTCATGGGCGGAAGCATGGTGATGGGCGGCAGTTACAGTACAGTAAACCCAACGGTGCCCAAAGTAAATTTCAAGCTTGATGTAACGGATTTTGATATTCAGCAAACCGTTAAAACATTTAACACGGTTGAGAAACTAACGCCCATTGCCAAACAAACCAAAGGCCGCGTTTCAACCCAGCTCAGTTTCACCAGCGACCTCGATTCGAAGATGATGCCCATTGATAAAACTATTAACGGTTCGGGCACACTCCGTACTAAACAGGTAGAGATTGAGTCGTTTGAGCCACTAAAGAAACTCGATGAGGCGCTCAAAATGAATAAATTCAAAAAGGTAACGCTGAACGACCTCAATCTGGTAAATTATAAAATTGAAAACGGCCGCGTTTCGGTAGAACCGTTTGATTTTAAAGCAGGCAAAGCCAACGGTAAAGTGGGTGGTTCAACAGGTCTCGATCAGACAATTAATTATGTGATGGATATTTCCATACCGCGTGCGGAGTTTGGTCCGGCCAATTCGGCGCTCAACGGTCTGGTATCGCAAGCTACCTCAAAAGGCATTCCGGTAAAACTGGGCGATATGGTCAATGTGAAAGCCTTGTTCGGAGGCACGGTAGCACAGCCTACCGTGAAAACCAGTCTCAAGGAAGCCGCCGGCGACATGATGGAAAACATCAAGGATGCGGCTATTGATCTCGCCAAACAAAAGGCCGATAGCCTGAAAAATGTGGGCATGGACAAAGCCCGCGCCGAAGCCGATAAAATTATTGCCGATGCACAGGTAAAAGCAGATGCCCTCAAATCACAGCTTTATACCGCCGCCGACAATGCCAAAAAACAGGCTTATGCCGAGGCCGATAAAGTAGAAAAGAGCTATAAAAATCCCCTTGAAAAAGCAGCCAAGAAACTTGCCGCCGACAAAATGCGCGAACAGGCTGATATTGCCAACCAGAAAGCCAAAAAAGAGGCCGACGACAAGGCAAAAGCCATTATGGACGAGGCCCGAAAACAGGCCGATGCCAAACTGGGTAAATAA
- a CDS encoding OmpA family protein, translating into MMKTSAVFFSAAVLCALLFSPVEATAQKNKEDSGCPQPDNKDAQKQYDKARELSKYEFNERLGFVAKAIELEPEWADANMLMATMIIKKAKVDGHPTEYKAALKYLIAAVTACPQIGAEPYMLIGSQYFYDEQYAEAIPWLEKFIKFETDDPKKLGKDYEQKVLEAEDMIKWARFYVDIKGNPRPFDPKLVTGISTQRSEYLAIITPDNSLAFYIRSTPVNQMDRVWASQETREVFTMSTRQSNGQFDGGTMLPPPFNQQPNEGGPTLTIDNKHLYYTITKNGTEGPNTDLYTCDYANGEWSEIRPLGERVNDPVWWDSQPTVSADGNIIYFASNRPGGQGGIDIWMTQKDASGQWGVPVNLGPTINTERDEKSPFIHSDSQTLYFSSQGHPGMGGYDVFFARQDEKGNWKTPVNIGIPINTENDELGFFVSTDGQTAFFNTNNMLPGSAGGYDVYQFPLYKEARPDKVVLLKGELKTDKGEPLTGNVVVEVKNVETKKVTQAVVDTLSGNYMAAIKVEKQQDYVITVKKEDAAFSSQLVSGKQEFPAITAAVKPIEVKPLETGKAYTINDINFASNSAVILPESMAVLEAFAEYLKENPNIRIQIQGHTDNVGDDGQNLSLSSERAFAVFEVLTQKFGVPRSQIAGAKGFGETQPVADNVTEAGRAKNRRTEFVIVSK; encoded by the coding sequence ATGATGAAAACCTCCGCCGTATTTTTCTCTGCCGCCGTATTGTGCGCTTTGTTGTTTTCGCCAGTTGAGGCAACAGCTCAGAAAAACAAAGAAGATTCTGGCTGCCCGCAACCTGATAATAAAGATGCCCAAAAACAATACGACAAAGCCCGCGAACTGAGCAAATACGAATTCAACGAACGCCTCGGCTTTGTAGCTAAAGCCATTGAACTCGAACCCGAATGGGCCGACGCCAATATGCTTATGGCTACCATGATTATCAAAAAAGCCAAGGTCGATGGACATCCTACCGAATACAAGGCTGCACTGAAATACCTCATCGCGGCCGTTACTGCCTGTCCGCAAATTGGTGCCGAGCCTTATATGCTTATCGGCAGCCAGTATTTTTACGACGAACAATATGCCGAGGCAATTCCCTGGCTGGAAAAATTCATAAAGTTTGAAACCGATGACCCAAAAAAACTCGGCAAAGACTACGAACAAAAAGTTCTCGAAGCCGAAGACATGATCAAATGGGCCCGGTTTTATGTCGATATCAAAGGCAATCCCCGTCCGTTTGACCCCAAACTGGTTACCGGCATTTCCACCCAGCGCAGTGAATATCTCGCCATCATCACCCCCGATAATTCACTCGCCTTCTACATTCGCTCCACACCCGTAAACCAAATGGACCGCGTGTGGGCTTCGCAGGAAACACGTGAAGTATTTACCATGAGCACACGACAGAGCAACGGTCAGTTTGATGGCGGTACAATGCTTCCGCCTCCCTTCAACCAGCAACCCAACGAAGGCGGCCCTACACTCACTATCGATAACAAACACCTGTACTATACAATCACTAAAAACGGAACCGAAGGTCCCAACACCGATCTTTATACCTGCGATTACGCAAATGGCGAATGGTCGGAAATTCGTCCGCTTGGCGAACGCGTTAATGATCCGGTGTGGTGGGATTCTCAACCTACCGTTTCGGCCGATGGCAACATCATTTATTTTGCCAGCAACAGACCCGGAGGGCAAGGTGGTATCGATATCTGGATGACACAAAAAGATGCTTCGGGGCAATGGGGCGTGCCGGTTAATCTCGGACCCACTATTAACACTGAGCGTGATGAAAAATCGCCTTTTATCCACTCCGACAGCCAGACACTGTACTTCAGTTCACAAGGGCATCCCGGCATGGGGGGATATGATGTATTCTTTGCCCGTCAGGACGAAAAAGGTAACTGGAAAACGCCCGTTAATATTGGCATTCCCATTAATACCGAAAACGACGAGCTCGGTTTTTTTGTAAGTACCGACGGGCAAACCGCATTCTTCAATACCAACAACATGCTGCCCGGATCAGCCGGTGGTTACGATGTCTATCAGTTTCCGCTTTACAAGGAAGCCCGCCCCGACAAAGTGGTCCTGCTCAAAGGTGAACTGAAAACGGATAAAGGTGAACCCCTTACCGGAAATGTGGTGGTGGAAGTGAAAAATGTGGAAACGAAAAAAGTAACGCAGGCGGTGGTGGATACCCTCTCGGGTAATTACATGGCTGCAATTAAAGTAGAGAAGCAGCAGGATTATGTGATTACCGTAAAGAAAGAGGATGCGGCCTTTTCCTCGCAGCTGGTTTCAGGCAAACAGGAGTTTCCGGCCATAACCGCAGCCGTGAAACCAATTGAAGTGAAACCGCTGGAAACGGGCAAAGCTTATACCATTAATGATATCAATTTTGCCTCTAACTCAGCGGTTATTCTGCCCGAGTCAATGGCCGTGCTTGAGGCTTTTGCCGAATACCTGAAAGAAAATCCCAACATCCGCATTCAGATTCAGGGCCATACCGATAATGTAGGTGATGACGGGCAAAACCTTAGTCTTTCAAGTGAACGTGCCTTTGCTGTGTTTGAAGTACTTACACAAAAATTTGGTGTGCCCCGCAGCCAGATTGCCGGGGCTAAAGGTTTTGGCGAAACACAACCCGTTGCCGATAACGTAACCGAAGCCGGCCGTGCTAAAAACCGCCGTACCGAATTTGTGATCGTGAGTAAATAA
- a CDS encoding T9SS type A sorting domain-containing protein — protein sequence MKKKTTLFATGVFASAVAFAQFAAYPAGSFTPAAVSPAHQAAQLFASPLDVFAGNNSQQPAQNVQPAVPLSTTETIIGNTTYSLQTNNSVHRQIMAHSDGTISAMWTFSSGSFFSWPDRGSGYNYFNGTSWGAQPTTRLENVRTGFGDIIVTGAGAELTVAHNTANNSQHFMTRPAKGTGTWTNNTSLLTFPAGHPGSLWPVTAVGGANNDVIHHLALATPSSVAGGGPWRGQDGALQYSRSNDGGQTFAVQNSLIAAFDSTQEVGYSADAYTIDSRGDYVAVVAGGIGRDVVLAKSADGGVTWAKTVIEDFPIPLFNDQLTDPNNDGIIDTLTTNDGSLSVLIDNNNMVHVWFGNMRMLNDDSTDGSYSYFPGTNGLIYWNENMGSGNAVTLTGALDLDNNGTLDIPVDFGTYQKSLSSFPSSCIDNNGTIYLAYSALVENSADLVTAFCIRNIYMMASTDGGATWTAPYNISPDLTLEKVYPNLARSVVNGQINLVYERDDVAGHGVGTNNPPDPENANTIHEIIHAKLPATDVFVGITEQLSAPASFVAFPNPSDAETWISTNVHITTGTLEIYSAAGQLVSTSPLNQLAAGTQLALGTSTLAPGAYLIRVINGQTSSTRHLIIQ from the coding sequence ATGAAGAAAAAAACTACACTATTCGCAACGGGCGTATTCGCTTCTGCTGTGGCTTTCGCTCAGTTTGCAGCCTACCCGGCCGGAAGCTTCACACCGGCAGCGGTATCGCCTGCTCACCAGGCGGCTCAGTTGTTCGCATCGCCTCTTGATGTATTTGCAGGAAATAACAGTCAGCAGCCGGCTCAGAATGTACAGCCCGCCGTGCCACTGAGTACCACCGAAACAATTATCGGCAACACTACTTATTCGTTGCAAACCAATAACTCGGTGCATCGTCAGATTATGGCGCACAGCGATGGGACCATTTCTGCTATGTGGACATTTTCTTCCGGCTCGTTTTTTTCATGGCCCGATCGCGGTTCGGGATACAATTACTTCAACGGCACTTCTTGGGGAGCACAGCCCACCACACGGCTTGAAAATGTACGTACCGGTTTTGGCGATATCATCGTAACCGGTGCCGGTGCTGAGTTAACGGTGGCACACAACACAGCCAACAATTCGCAGCATTTTATGACCCGACCGGCTAAAGGAACCGGTACCTGGACAAATAATACCTCACTACTTACCTTTCCTGCCGGACATCCCGGCTCACTCTGGCCGGTTACTGCTGTGGGCGGAGCAAACAATGATGTAATTCATCACCTTGCACTTGCTACTCCCTCCTCTGTAGCCGGAGGTGGACCCTGGCGCGGGCAAGACGGCGCCTTGCAATATTCACGCTCAAACGACGGCGGACAAACATTTGCCGTGCAAAATTCGCTGATTGCGGCGTTCGACTCTACACAGGAAGTAGGCTACAGCGCCGATGCATACACCATCGACTCACGTGGCGATTATGTGGCCGTGGTGGCTGGTGGTATTGGCCGAGACGTGGTGCTGGCCAAATCGGCCGATGGCGGGGTTACATGGGCCAAAACGGTAATCGAGGATTTTCCCATCCCGCTTTTCAACGATCAGCTTACCGATCCTAACAACGACGGAATCATTGATACGCTCACCACAAATGACGGCAGCCTCTCCGTACTCATTGATAATAACAATATGGTGCATGTGTGGTTTGGAAATATGCGCATGTTGAACGACGATTCTACCGATGGCAGTTACAGCTATTTCCCCGGCACAAACGGACTTATCTACTGGAATGAAAATATGGGCAGCGGAAATGCGGTAACCCTTACCGGCGCGCTCGACCTCGACAACAATGGTACACTTGATATTCCGGTTGACTTTGGCACTTATCAAAAGTCGCTCTCCTCGTTCCCTTCATCGTGTATCGACAACAATGGAACAATTTATCTGGCCTACTCTGCACTGGTTGAGAATTCGGCCGACCTTGTTACCGCCTTCTGTATCCGCAATATCTACATGATGGCTTCTACCGACGGCGGTGCTACATGGACAGCCCCCTACAACATTTCACCCGATCTCACACTTGAAAAAGTGTATCCCAATCTTGCACGTTCGGTAGTGAATGGCCAGATCAACCTGGTATATGAACGTGATGATGTAGCCGGACACGGAGTAGGCACAAACAATCCGCCCGATCCTGAAAATGCAAATACGATTCACGAAATCATTCATGCTAAACTACCCGCAACAGATGTATTTGTAGGCATAACCGAACAATTGTCAGCGCCTGCTTCGTTTGTGGCCTTCCCCAATCCTTCTGATGCTGAAACGTGGATTTCTACCAACGTGCACATTACTACCGGCACCCTCGAAATTTATTCAGCTGCCGGTCAGCTGGTAAGCACAAGCCCGCTTAATCAGCTTGCAGCAGGCACGCAGCTTGCGCTGGGCACCTCCACACTGGCTCCCGGCGCTTACCTCATTCGCGTAATTAACGGCCAAACAAGCAGCACACGTCATCTCATTATCCAGTAA